From one Equus caballus isolate H_3958 breed thoroughbred chromosome 29, TB-T2T, whole genome shotgun sequence genomic stretch:
- the ACBD7 gene encoding acyl-CoA-binding domain-containing protein 7: protein MSLQAEFDRVAEDVRKLKRRPDDAELKELYGLYKQSVIGDIDIECPAMLDLKGKAKWEAWNLQKGLSKEDAMSAYVSKARELIEKYGI, encoded by the exons ATGTCCCTGCAG GCTGAGTTTGACAGGGTCGCAGAAGACGTGAGAAAGCTGAAAAGGAGGCCAGATGATGCAGAACTGAAAGAACTCTATGGGCTCTACAAACAATCTGTCATTGGAGACATCGACATTG AGTGTCCGGCAATGTTAGATTTAAAAGGCAAGGCAAAATGGGAAGCATGGAACCTCCAAAAAG ggtTGTCAAAGGAAGATGCCATGAGCGCCTATGTTTCTAAAGCTAGAGAGCTGATAGAAAAATATGGAATTTAG